From the genome of Rubrobacter calidifluminis:
CATAGAGAGACAGATACCTCCCAGGCTCGCCGCCCCGTCCGGGCAAGTGGATATTATCGCACACATCGTGCCCGCGTCTCCGGAGAAAATCTTCAGGCGACGACCCTCTCCACGGCCCGCCCAGCCTCCTCCTCTCCGACCTCCACCCCCCACACGGGCTCACCGACGTCCCGCAGAAGGACGAAGCGATGAACGTCCTTCTGCGTGCGCTTCTTGTCCCGGCGCATCGCGAGCAGGACGTCCCCTACCCGCACCCCCGGAGCCCGCGAGGGGAGCCCGGCGAGCCCGACGAGCTCCCGATGCAGCCCGAGCAGGTCCCGACCGAACCTCTCGCGCGAGAGGTCGGCCTCGGCGAGCATCCCGACGGCGACGGCCTCCCCGTGCCTGATCTCGTACCCGCAGGCGGCCTCGATGCCGTGTCCTATCGTGTGCCCGTAGTTGAGGATGGCGCGCCGGCCGCGCTCCCGCTCGTCGGAGGCGACCACCGAGGCCTTGAACCGCACCGAACGGGCGACGAGCGTGCGCACGGCCACCATGTCCCCGCCGCGGGCCGCCCCGACGAGCGCGAGATCCTCTAAGAACCCGCCCCCGCATAAAAGCCCCATCTTCACCACCTCGGCGAGCCCGCACGAGACCTCGCGCTCCGGCAGCGTTCGGAGCCAGGCCAGGTCCGCCACGACCGCCCTGGGACGGACGAAAGCCCCGAGCAGGTTCTTCCCCTCGGGGAGGTCGATCCCCGTCTTGCCTCCGACGGCGCTGTCCACCATCGCGAGAAGCGAGGTCGGCAGCATCACGAGCCCCACCCCCCGCATGTAGGTGGCGGCGAGGAAGCCCCCGAGATCCCCCACGACCCCTCCGCCGAGCGCGAAGAGCGTCCCGTCGCGGGTCAGGCCGTCGCGCGCGAGCGCGGCCGCCGCCCGCCCGTAGGTCTCGAGGCTCTTGGAGTGCTCTCCGGGAGGCACTTCGACCACCGAGACCACCCGCCAGCCTCCACGCTCGAGAGCACGGACGACCTCCCCGGCATGGTGCGCCCCGACCTCCGAGTCCGTGAGCAGGGCGCACGGCCCGCCCTCGATCATCCCTTCGAGCGCCCCGGCGAGGTCGATCCCCTCCCCGAGCACCACCGGGTACGGGTTATCCCCCCCGATCTCTATCCTTTCATCCACCGGAGAACCTCCTCGGTCACCTCCTCGGGCGTCCTGCCGTCGACCAGGACCCTGAGGCCGCAGGACTCCGCGTACAGCGCCTCACGCTCGGCGTAGCGCCGCTCGAACTCCTCCCTGGAAGTACCCCGCAGCGGCCGGGAGTCGCCCCGCGTCCTGGCGTAGAGTACGCCGAGATCCTCCTCCAGGAAGACCGTGGATGCCGCGGAGAGGAGCCTGCGGTTCTCCTCCCTCAGCACCACCCCTCCCCCACAGGCCACGACCCGCTCCTCCGTACCCAGCGCCCACGCGAGCCCCCTGCTCTCGAGGTCCCTGAAGTACCCCTCGCCCGACTCCCGGAAGATCTGGGGGATCGGACGCTTCTCGCGCACCGCGATCTCGGTGTCGAGGTCCACGAACTCCCAGCCGAGCCGGCGGGCGAGGATGCGGCCCACCGTACTCTTGCCGCTCCCCATATACCCGATTATCGCCAGCGGGCCCTTCAACTCCCCCCCGCGCCGAACCCGCCGCGCAGGCGGCCCATGTACGCCTCGTAGGAGGCCCGGATGTCGGTGAGGTTGTCCCGGCCAAACTTCTCCAGGAAGGCCTCCGCGAGCACCACCGCGACCATCGCCTCCCCGATCACCGCCGCCGCCGGCACCGCGCAGGAGTCCGCCCTCTCCTTGAACGCGCGCGCCTCCTCCCCGCTCGAGACGTCGACCGTCCTCAGCGCCCGGGCTATCGTCGAGATGGGCTTCATCGCCGCCGAGACGACGACGGGCTCGCCGTTGGTCATCCCGCCCTCGAGCCCCCCGAGCCGGTTGGTCGCCCTCACCGGCAACCCCCCGCCCGGCAGGATCTCGTCCTGTACCTCGCTCGAGCGGCGCCGGGCGAGGCCGAAGCCCATCCCGATCTCGACGCCCTTTATCGCGTTTATGGACATGACCGCGTGCGCCAGCCGGGCGTCGAGCTTGTCCCGCCAGTCCACGTAGGACCCGAGCCCCGGCGGACATCCCTCGGCGACGACGACGAACTCCCCGCCCAGCGCGTCGCGCGCCCGGCGCGCCGCGTCTAT
Proteins encoded in this window:
- the aroB gene encoding 3-dehydroquinate synthase, coding for MDERIEIGGDNPYPVVLGEGIDLAGALEGMIEGGPCALLTDSEVGAHHAGEVVRALERGGWRVVSVVEVPPGEHSKSLETYGRAAAALARDGLTRDGTLFALGGGVVGDLGGFLAATYMRGVGLVMLPTSLLAMVDSAVGGKTGIDLPEGKNLLGAFVRPRAVVADLAWLRTLPEREVSCGLAEVVKMGLLCGGGFLEDLALVGAARGGDMVAVRTLVARSVRFKASVVASDERERGRRAILNYGHTIGHGIEAACGYEIRHGEAVAVGMLAEADLSRERFGRDLLGLHRELVGLAGLPSRAPGVRVGDVLLAMRRDKKRTQKDVHRFVLLRDVGEPVWGVEVGEEEAGRAVERVVA
- a CDS encoding shikimate kinase; the protein is MKGPLAIIGYMGSGKSTVGRILARRLGWEFVDLDTEIAVREKRPIPQIFRESGEGYFRDLESRGLAWALGTEERVVACGGGVVLREENRRLLSAASTVFLEEDLGVLYARTRGDSRPLRGTSREEFERRYAEREALYAESCGLRVLVDGRTPEEVTEEVLRWMKG